In one Trichlorobacter lovleyi SZ genomic region, the following are encoded:
- a CDS encoding acyloxyacyl hydrolase, with product MFKRKRVRFTILFVIHICVTLAALTVQADWQEAGVRLGIQAGPKREYFHQYEVFAVYGLPWSWRTSSGWGLEPQLNTAAGALIGGNETGFIGSAGTGLSFNRPGNGIALEAGVNINLLDRRQFGQQDFGSILLWGAYVGLSYRFTGGLGVSYRLQHLSNNRILYTSCTPNPGVDMHMIGISWNF from the coding sequence ATGTTTAAGAGAAAGCGGGTGCGGTTCACCATTCTGTTCGTAATACACATTTGTGTGACACTTGCAGCGCTAACTGTACAGGCAGACTGGCAGGAGGCCGGTGTGCGGTTGGGTATTCAGGCTGGTCCAAAACGCGAATATTTCCATCAGTATGAAGTCTTTGCCGTATATGGCCTGCCCTGGAGCTGGCGGACATCTTCAGGTTGGGGCCTGGAACCTCAGCTAAACACAGCAGCTGGGGCTCTGATTGGCGGCAATGAAACCGGCTTCATTGGTTCAGCAGGAACAGGTCTCTCCTTCAACAGGCCGGGAAATGGCATAGCGCTGGAGGCGGGCGTCAATATCAATCTTCTGGACAGACGTCAGTTCGGCCAACAGGATTTCGGAAGTATCCTTTTATGGGGTGCCTATGTGGGGCTTTCTTACCGGTTTACGGGGGGGCTTGGGGTAAGCTATCGTCTCCAGCACCTGTCGAATAATCGCATACTCTATACCAGCTGCACTCCAAATCCCGGAGTCGATATGCATATGATCGGGATCAGTTGGAATTTTTAG
- a CDS encoding HD-GYP domain-containing protein: protein MKIEHFENTGIWQPDLRMNTQGLSALLKSSPLGIIGIDLDGKIQFWNKAAEESTGYREEEVIGRSIKVLSADAGEAYEELRRQTLQKQVFTSMPLSATRRDGSAICISYSAAPLFDSENSIIGTVAILFDITEKITLETALKGSLEKMKRVVDETVHALATAIEKRDRYTAGHQERVAQLAKTIAIEMGCFDYDQIKGILTAGMIHDIGKLYVPNEILSKPGRLTDLEFGLIKTHPQAGYEILQEIEFPWPIAQAVQQHHERMDGSGYPAGLIGDDILLEARIVGVADVVEAMSSHRPYRPGKGAECALQEIERGRGSAYDSRIVDACLTVFKNGYLLAPE from the coding sequence ATGAAAATAGAACATTTTGAAAATACGGGAATCTGGCAACCTGATCTCAGAATGAATACCCAAGGCCTGTCGGCATTGCTGAAGTCCTCGCCCCTCGGCATTATTGGCATCGACCTTGATGGCAAGATACAATTTTGGAATAAAGCAGCTGAAGAGTCCACCGGCTATCGGGAAGAAGAGGTAATTGGCCGTTCAATCAAGGTGCTTTCTGCTGATGCCGGGGAGGCATATGAGGAGCTTCGCAGACAGACGTTGCAGAAGCAGGTATTCACCTCAATGCCGCTAAGCGCTACCAGGCGGGACGGTTCGGCTATATGCATCAGTTATTCGGCAGCGCCTTTATTTGATTCTGAAAACAGTATTATCGGTACCGTGGCTATTCTCTTTGACATCACAGAGAAAATAACGTTGGAAACGGCGCTCAAAGGCAGCCTGGAAAAGATGAAGAGGGTGGTGGATGAAACGGTTCATGCCTTGGCCACAGCAATAGAAAAAAGAGATCGTTATACGGCAGGCCATCAAGAGCGGGTTGCACAGCTGGCTAAGACTATTGCTATCGAAATGGGCTGTTTTGACTATGACCAGATTAAAGGCATCCTGACAGCGGGAATGATCCACGATATCGGTAAGCTGTATGTGCCAAACGAGATATTGAGCAAGCCTGGTCGGTTGACGGATCTGGAGTTCGGACTGATAAAGACCCATCCACAAGCCGGTTACGAAATTTTGCAGGAAATAGAGTTCCCCTGGCCCATTGCACAAGCTGTTCAGCAGCACCATGAACGGATGGACGGCAGCGGGTATCCAGCAGGGCTGATTGGCGATGATATCCTCCTTGAAGCGCGTATAGTGGGGGTTGCTGATGTGGTTGAAGCCATGTCGTCCCACCGGCCGTACCGCCCTGGCAAGGGAGCGGAGTGCGCCTTGCAGGAAATTGAACGGGGGCGCGGCAGCGCCTATGACTCCCGTATTGTTGATGCCTGTCTGACGGTATTCAAAAACGGATATCTGTTGGCTCCTGAGTAA
- a CDS encoding HlyD family secretion protein: MTGQQKKWLIRALIILVLGVLGVVVWQKFLRHDNDEGLVSGNGRIEAVEIDVAAKIAGRIKEILVREGEFVTAGQVVARMDTDTLEAQFREAVAQRQQAQSSVVTAQSQLAQRESEKSAALALLAQREADLDKARKHAKRSSVLVGNGAIAQQDADDDRAQLRSAEAVVNAVRAQIAASEATIITARSQIAGAQSAVGAAKANTERIQADIRDSALKAPRDGRVQYKVAQLGEVVGAGGRVLSLVDLSDVYMTFFLPTAAAGKVALGSEVRLVLDAAPQYVIPAKASFIADVAQFTPKTVETTSEREKLMFRIRAQIPVELLKKHITQVKTGLPGVAWVRLDATKPWPARLQIKLPQ; this comes from the coding sequence ATGACCGGACAACAGAAAAAATGGCTAATCAGGGCTTTAATAATACTGGTTTTAGGCGTGCTTGGTGTAGTTGTCTGGCAGAAGTTTCTCCGTCATGACAATGACGAAGGTCTGGTCAGCGGCAACGGTCGTATAGAGGCGGTTGAGATCGACGTTGCCGCCAAGATAGCCGGGCGAATAAAGGAGATTCTAGTTCGTGAGGGCGAGTTTGTGACCGCCGGGCAGGTGGTTGCAAGAATGGACACCGATACCCTTGAAGCCCAGTTCCGGGAAGCGGTGGCGCAACGTCAACAGGCGCAAAGTTCGGTGGTTACCGCACAGAGCCAACTGGCACAACGGGAAAGTGAAAAATCAGCGGCACTGGCGTTACTGGCACAACGTGAAGCAGATCTTGACAAAGCACGCAAGCATGCAAAGCGTTCATCAGTGCTGGTTGGCAATGGGGCAATAGCACAACAGGATGCCGATGATGATCGTGCCCAGCTCAGAAGCGCAGAAGCTGTAGTAAACGCGGTTCGCGCTCAGATTGCCGCCAGCGAGGCAACCATCATAACGGCACGTAGCCAGATCGCTGGGGCGCAGTCGGCTGTTGGTGCAGCAAAAGCAAATACGGAACGGATTCAGGCTGATATCCGGGACAGTGCCCTCAAAGCTCCCCGCGACGGCCGGGTGCAGTACAAGGTGGCCCAGCTGGGCGAGGTGGTCGGCGCCGGTGGCCGGGTGTTGAGCCTGGTTGACTTAAGTGATGTCTACATGACCTTTTTCCTACCCACGGCTGCGGCTGGCAAGGTAGCCTTGGGCAGTGAGGTGCGGCTGGTACTGGATGCCGCTCCCCAGTATGTGATACCGGCAAAGGCATCCTTTATTGCCGACGTAGCCCAATTTACTCCGAAAACCGTGGAAACAACCAGCGAACGGGAAAAGCTGATGTTCCGCATCAGGGCCCAGATTCCTGTAGAGTTGCTAAAAAAACATATCACCCAGGTCAAGACCGGACTTCCCGGCGTGGCCTGGGTGCGGCTTGATGCCACTAAGCCATGGCCAGCCCGTCTGCAGATCAAACTGCCGCAATGA
- a CDS encoding fatty acid--CoA ligase → MPDALITRTPSAYEYPLLIKNLLFCPVVDTPDQEIVYRDHRFSYRDLRQRVARLANALTDLGVKRGDTVAVMDWDSNRYLECFFAVPMIGAVLHTINVRLSPEQILYTIDHAEDDVLLVNSEFLPILEQIRGRMDTVKSFVLLNDEPTVPESHIPFSGEYEALLAAASDQFNFADFDENTRATTFYTTGTTGMPKGVYFSHRQLVLHTLGVLAVLGSSVSHGGFNRQDVYMPITPMFHVHAWGLPYVATMLGVKQVYPGRYLPDHLLELIDREKVTFSHCVPTILHMLLKHPHAGRMDLSGWKVIIGGAAMSRALCLDALQRGIDLFTGYGMSETCPILTISHLTPEMLELSPEEQAVIRCKTGRSLPLVDLKIVDSARQEQPRDGKSTGEIVVRAPWLTQGYLKDHKASERLWEGGYLHTGDVAVRDEQGYVKITDRTKDVLKVSGEWVSSLELEDIIAHHPGVAEVAVIGQPDEKWGERPLALVVAKPDNPVTEKELTHLVREYADKGVVTKQVVLLKVKLVEAIDKTSVGKVNKVALREKYL, encoded by the coding sequence ATGCCCGATGCCCTGATTACCCGTACCCCTTCTGCCTATGAATATCCGCTGCTGATCAAGAATCTGCTGTTCTGCCCGGTGGTTGATACCCCGGACCAGGAGATTGTCTACCGCGACCATCGCTTCAGCTACCGCGACCTGCGGCAGCGGGTGGCGCGGCTGGCCAATGCCCTGACCGATCTCGGCGTCAAGCGCGGGGATACGGTGGCGGTGATGGACTGGGATTCAAACCGTTATCTGGAATGCTTCTTTGCCGTGCCGATGATCGGCGCGGTGCTGCATACCATCAATGTCAGGCTCTCGCCGGAGCAGATCCTCTATACCATTGACCATGCCGAAGATGATGTGCTGCTGGTCAACAGTGAGTTTCTGCCGATTCTGGAGCAGATCCGGGGCCGGATGGATACGGTCAAGAGCTTTGTGCTGCTGAATGATGAGCCGACAGTGCCTGAAAGCCACATCCCCTTTAGCGGTGAATATGAGGCGTTGCTGGCAGCAGCCTCAGATCAGTTCAACTTTGCGGATTTTGATGAAAACACCCGTGCCACCACCTTCTACACCACCGGTACCACCGGCATGCCCAAGGGGGTCTACTTCAGCCATCGCCAGCTGGTGCTGCACACCCTCGGGGTGCTTGCGGTGCTGGGGTCGTCGGTCAGCCACGGCGGTTTCAACCGCCAGGATGTCTACATGCCGATCACCCCGATGTTCCATGTCCATGCCTGGGGGCTGCCTTACGTGGCCACCATGCTGGGGGTCAAACAGGTCTATCCTGGCCGTTATCTGCCGGATCACCTGCTGGAACTGATTGACAGGGAAAAGGTCACCTTCTCTCACTGCGTCCCCACCATCCTGCATATGCTGCTGAAACATCCCCATGCCGGGAGGATGGATCTGTCCGGCTGGAAGGTGATCATCGGCGGGGCTGCCATGTCGCGGGCGTTGTGTCTTGATGCCCTGCAGCGCGGGATTGACCTGTTTACCGGCTACGGTATGTCCGAGACCTGCCCGATCCTGACCATCTCCCATCTGACGCCGGAAATGCTGGAGCTTTCACCTGAAGAACAGGCGGTTATCCGCTGCAAGACCGGTCGCTCTTTGCCGCTGGTGGATCTGAAGATTGTGGACAGTGCCCGTCAGGAGCAGCCTCGCGACGGCAAGAGTACCGGTGAGATCGTGGTACGGGCACCCTGGCTGACCCAGGGCTACCTGAAGGATCACAAGGCATCGGAACGGCTCTGGGAAGGCGGCTACCTGCACACCGGTGATGTGGCGGTGCGGGATGAACAGGGTTACGTCAAGATCACCGACCGGACCAAGGATGTGCTGAAGGTGTCGGGGGAATGGGTTTCATCACTGGAACTGGAGGATATCATTGCTCACCATCCCGGTGTGGCTGAAGTGGCGGTGATCGGTCAGCCGGATGAAAAATGGGGTGAGCGCCCATTGGCCCTGGTGGTGGCCAAGCCTGATAATCCGGTAACCGAGAAGGAGCTGACCCATCTGGTGCGGGAATATGCCGATAAAGGGGTGGTTACCAAGCAGGTGGTGCTGCTGAAGGTCAAGCTGGTGGAGGCGATTGACAAGACCAGTGTGGGCAAGGTCAACAAGGTGGCGCTGCGGGAGAAATATCTGTAG
- a CDS encoding ABC transporter permease, with product MRAANILHLGVKELRSLLGDPMLLTLIVYAFSFEVYSAAKAMPETLHKAPIAIVDEDRSQLSIRIADAFIAPHFNPPAMITRTEMDRRMDAGLDTFAINIPPNFQRDVLAGRSPAIQLNVDATRMSQAFTGSGYIQSIITTETSAFLQGHRADTVATVALNLRARFNPELNQFWFGSVMQIINSVTMLSIILTGAALIREREHGTVEHLLVMPVTPFEIMAAKVWAMALVVLTTTACSLTLVVQGLLRVPIEGSVTLFLVGTALHLFATTSLGIFLGTIARSMPQFGLLMMLVLLPLQILSGSTTPRESMPDAVQWIMLAAPNTHFVILAQAILYRGAGLAVVWPQLISLALIGSLLFSLSLARFRKTITTMV from the coding sequence ATGCGTGCCGCCAATATCCTGCACCTGGGTGTCAAAGAACTGCGCAGCCTGCTGGGCGACCCGATGCTGCTGACACTGATTGTGTATGCCTTCAGCTTTGAGGTCTATTCAGCTGCCAAGGCGATGCCTGAAACACTGCACAAGGCACCGATTGCCATTGTTGACGAGGACCGTTCGCAACTCTCGATCCGTATTGCCGATGCCTTTATCGCCCCGCATTTCAATCCACCGGCGATGATTACGCGTACCGAGATGGACAGACGCATGGATGCCGGTCTCGATACTTTTGCTATCAATATTCCTCCAAACTTCCAACGGGATGTCCTGGCCGGTCGCTCACCGGCCATTCAACTTAATGTGGACGCCACCCGGATGAGTCAGGCCTTCACCGGCAGCGGCTACATCCAGTCCATCATTACCACTGAAACAAGCGCCTTTCTGCAAGGCCACCGAGCCGACACTGTTGCGACTGTCGCACTGAACCTCCGGGCGCGCTTCAACCCCGAATTGAACCAGTTCTGGTTCGGTTCGGTGATGCAGATTATCAATAGTGTTACCATGCTTTCCATTATCCTGACCGGTGCGGCCCTGATTCGTGAGCGGGAGCATGGCACGGTGGAACATCTGCTGGTGATGCCGGTTACCCCGTTCGAGATCATGGCTGCCAAGGTCTGGGCCATGGCATTGGTGGTGCTGACAACCACTGCCTGCTCGCTGACCCTGGTTGTCCAGGGATTGCTCAGGGTGCCTATCGAAGGTTCCGTCACCCTCTTTCTGGTCGGCACCGCCCTGCACCTGTTTGCCACCACCTCTCTTGGTATCTTCCTCGGTACCATCGCCCGCTCCATGCCGCAGTTCGGCCTGTTGATGATGCTGGTGCTGCTGCCGTTGCAGATTCTTTCTGGCAGCACCACGCCGCGCGAAAGCATGCCAGACGCTGTCCAGTGGATCATGCTGGCTGCACCGAATACACATTTCGTCATATTGGCGCAGGCCATTCTGTATCGCGGAGCTGGACTGGCGGTGGTCTGGCCCCAGTTAATCTCCCTGGCCCTGATCGGCTCCCTCCTGTTCAGTCTTTCGCTGGCCCGTTTCCGCAAGACCATCACCACCATGGTCTAG
- a CDS encoding bifunctional cobalt-precorrin-7 (C(5))-methyltransferase/cobalt-precorrin-6B (C(15))-methyltransferase produces the protein MAQNTIYLIGAGIAGCEGLSDKALEVIVHAEVLVGRQRHLDRFPDFAGEKMVLGELAPLLAFLQATDKRVVVLATGDPNFFGTGRFLLRNLPKQRLEIFANVTSMQYAFARIKEPWDDAIFLSIQGRGMARSIDKIIAAEKACILTDAVNTPALIARELIDRGAEGYDAWLCEDLGMPTEKFTRTTIKGLLTLQHSELNILILVRAWEPTLTRYPLIGVDDDEFASMKKHFTHQEVRAVTLAKLKLQNDLVLWDIGAGSGSVSIEASNLIPNGKLFAIEKNSQYITFLKQNLDKFCARNVKLVEAYAPDGLDDLPDPDRVFIGGAGGNLEEIIEQVDRRLKGDGLIVINAVTLDTLTKSVEALEYHGYQIEVVCINVSRTKPLTEFKLFEAQNPVYVITAWKGAE, from the coding sequence ATGGCACAGAACACCATTTATCTGATCGGGGCCGGCATTGCAGGTTGTGAGGGGTTAAGCGATAAGGCGCTGGAAGTTATTGTTCATGCCGAGGTGCTGGTGGGGCGTCAGCGTCACCTTGACCGTTTTCCCGACTTTGCCGGAGAAAAAATGGTGCTGGGGGAACTGGCTCCGCTGCTGGCCTTTTTGCAGGCTACCGACAAACGGGTGGTGGTGCTGGCCACCGGCGACCCGAACTTTTTCGGCACCGGCCGTTTTCTGCTGCGCAACCTGCCCAAGCAGCGGCTGGAGATCTTTGCCAATGTCACCAGCATGCAGTATGCCTTTGCCCGGATCAAGGAACCCTGGGATGACGCCATCTTTCTGTCAATCCAGGGACGCGGCATGGCCCGCTCCATAGACAAGATCATTGCTGCCGAAAAGGCCTGTATCCTGACCGATGCGGTCAACACCCCGGCCCTGATCGCCCGTGAGCTGATCGACCGGGGGGCAGAGGGGTACGATGCCTGGCTCTGCGAAGACCTGGGGATGCCGACGGAGAAGTTTACCCGTACCACCATCAAGGGGCTTCTGACCCTGCAGCACTCCGAGTTGAATATCCTGATCCTGGTACGGGCCTGGGAACCGACCTTGACCCGTTACCCCCTGATCGGCGTTGATGACGATGAGTTCGCTTCCATGAAGAAGCACTTTACCCATCAGGAGGTGCGTGCCGTCACCCTGGCCAAGCTCAAGCTGCAGAATGATCTGGTCTTGTGGGACATCGGCGCCGGTTCCGGCTCGGTTTCCATCGAGGCATCCAACCTGATCCCCAACGGCAAGCTGTTTGCCATCGAGAAAAACAGCCAGTACATCACCTTCCTGAAGCAGAATCTTGACAAGTTCTGTGCCCGCAACGTCAAGCTGGTTGAGGCCTATGCACCGGACGGGCTGGATGATCTGCCTGACCCGGACCGGGTTTTTATCGGCGGGGCAGGCGGCAATCTGGAAGAGATCATCGAACAGGTCGACCGGCGGTTGAAGGGAGACGGCCTGATCGTGATCAACGCGGTTACGCTGGATACCCTGACCAAGAGTGTTGAGGCACTTGAGTACCACGGCTATCAGATCGAGGTGGTCTGTATCAACGTCTCCCGCACCAAGCCGCTGACTGAATTCAAACTGTTTGAGGCCCAGAATCCGGTGTATGTTATCACCGCCTGGAAAGGCGCCGAATAG
- a CDS encoding enoyl-ACP reductase FabI — MLLLQGKKALVFGVLNDKSIAWEIAQAFHEQGAELAITYADKAHEKRVRLLAESLDAKLIHPCNITNDEEIKEVLRKIEVLWGALDIIIHAVAFAEKSELAGTILNTSREGFAATLDISVYSLLGIMKEALPVMRGRNTAVLTLSYYGAAKVFPNYNVMGVAKAALEALVRYLAVAAGSEGIRVNAISAGPVRTLASFGITGFSQVFGHVAAKAPLCRNITQGDIARSAVYLCSDLACSVTGEIHYVDSGYNVIGA; from the coding sequence ATGCTCTTGCTACAAGGTAAAAAGGCGCTTGTTTTCGGTGTGCTTAATGACAAGAGTATCGCTTGGGAAATTGCACAGGCCTTTCATGAACAAGGCGCGGAACTGGCCATTACCTACGCTGATAAAGCCCATGAGAAGCGGGTGCGTTTGTTGGCTGAATCATTGGATGCAAAACTGATACATCCCTGTAACATTACAAACGATGAAGAGATAAAAGAGGTTCTCCGTAAAATTGAAGTGTTATGGGGGGCTCTGGATATCATTATCCATGCGGTTGCCTTTGCTGAAAAAAGTGAACTGGCGGGAACTATCCTTAATACCAGCCGTGAAGGGTTTGCCGCCACGCTGGATATCAGCGTCTATTCTCTTCTAGGCATCATGAAAGAAGCATTGCCTGTCATGCGGGGACGAAATACTGCTGTTCTAACACTCAGTTATTACGGCGCTGCAAAGGTTTTTCCGAACTACAATGTCATGGGTGTGGCAAAAGCGGCACTTGAAGCCCTGGTGCGGTATTTGGCTGTGGCAGCCGGTAGTGAAGGAATTCGGGTGAATGCAATTTCTGCAGGTCCGGTCCGTACATTGGCCTCATTTGGTATAACTGGCTTTAGCCAGGTGTTTGGTCATGTTGCGGCAAAGGCTCCCCTTTGCCGTAATATCACCCAAGGAGATATCGCCCGATCAGCAGTGTATCTCTGTAGTGATCTGGCCTGCAGCGTTACCGGCGAGATCCACTATGTGGACAGTGGTTACAACGTGATCGGAGCGTAA
- the rbbA gene encoding ribosome-associated ATPase/putative transporter RbbA: MPPVARLQGISLRYGKTVALTDISLELPAGCLVGVIGPDGVGKSSLFSLIAGSRAIQAGQAEVLGGSMADRRHRREICPRIAFMPQGLGKNLYPTLSVFENVEFFARLFGHDRRERERRIAELLQATGLAPFADRPAGKLSGGMKQKLGLCCALIHDPDLLILDEPTTGVDPLSRRQFWELIERIRTGRPGMSVLVATAYMEEAARFDWLVAMNAGQLLASGTPQELLAKTGSTTLEEAFIALLPQVQREGYRPVSIPPREAEDDGEAAIEAQGLTMRFGDFVAVDQVSFRIGQGEIFGFLGSNGCGKTTTMKMLTGLLQASAGEAWLFGRPVDPRDIETRRRVGYMTQSFSLYSELTVRQNLVLHARLFSMPEAEIPARVIGMAERFGLNQVMESLPDALPLGQRQRLSLAVAMIHGPEMLILDEPTSGVDPVARDAFWQIMVDLARQDKVTIFISTHFMNEAERCDRISLMHAGRVLVSDTPAALRAARGADTLEEAFIGYLKEAIDTVIPASTEAVAGPLDASLAFNHSQSGIPTAQSGFFSLQRLFSYARREALELMRDPIRLTLALLGNVILMFVMGYGITMDVENLTFAVLDRDQTPISRDYLLNLAGSRYFSERPALKDYADLDRRMRAGEISLAIEIPPGFARDLQRGTPVSVGAWIDGAMPQRAETIRGYVQGMHAQWLTSLAREKRGASATASAAEIEIRYRYNPDVKSLVAMVPAVIPLLLMLIPAMLSALSVVREKELGSIVNLYVTPVTRLEFLLGKQLPYLTLAMLSFLMLTLQAIFIFGVPLKGSFAALTAGAFLYVVAATAFGLVISSFMRSQIAALFGTAILTLLPAVQFSGLTHPVSSLEGAGAAIGSVYPTTYFLIIARGAFSKGLGFADLQASFVPLLLAVPLLLALATALLRKQER, encoded by the coding sequence TTGCCGCCTGTAGCACGGCTGCAGGGGATCAGTCTGCGCTACGGCAAGACGGTGGCGTTGACAGATATCAGCCTGGAACTGCCGGCCGGCTGTCTGGTCGGTGTGATCGGCCCTGACGGCGTGGGTAAATCCAGCCTCTTCTCTCTGATTGCCGGTTCACGGGCCATCCAGGCCGGTCAGGCTGAGGTGCTGGGCGGCAGCATGGCTGACCGGCGGCACCGCCGGGAGATCTGCCCCCGGATCGCCTTTATGCCGCAGGGGTTGGGTAAAAACCTCTATCCAACCCTCTCCGTCTTTGAAAATGTGGAGTTCTTTGCCCGGCTGTTCGGCCATGACCGCCGGGAGCGTGAACGACGCATTGCCGAACTGCTGCAGGCCACCGGGCTGGCACCCTTTGCAGACCGGCCTGCCGGTAAGCTCTCCGGGGGGATGAAACAGAAACTGGGGCTCTGCTGTGCCCTGATCCACGATCCCGACCTCTTGATCCTGGATGAACCCACCACCGGTGTTGACCCCCTGTCGCGTCGCCAGTTTTGGGAGCTGATTGAGCGGATCAGGACCGGTCGGCCCGGCATGAGTGTGCTGGTTGCCACGGCCTACATGGAAGAGGCAGCCCGGTTTGACTGGCTGGTCGCCATGAATGCCGGTCAACTGCTGGCCAGCGGTACCCCACAAGAGCTGCTGGCAAAGACCGGCAGCACAACCCTGGAAGAGGCGTTCATTGCCCTGCTGCCCCAGGTACAGCGTGAGGGGTACCGGCCGGTCAGCATCCCGCCACGGGAGGCTGAAGACGACGGTGAGGCCGCCATTGAGGCCCAGGGTCTGACCATGCGTTTCGGTGATTTTGTTGCTGTTGACCAGGTCAGCTTCCGCATCGGCCAGGGGGAGATCTTCGGCTTTCTCGGCTCAAACGGCTGTGGCAAGACCACCACCATGAAAATGTTGACCGGACTGCTGCAGGCCAGCGCAGGTGAAGCCTGGCTCTTTGGCCGTCCAGTGGATCCCCGCGACATCGAAACCCGTCGCCGGGTTGGTTACATGACCCAGTCCTTCTCGCTTTACAGCGAGCTGACGGTGCGGCAGAATCTGGTTCTGCACGCACGTCTCTTCAGTATGCCGGAAGCGGAGATCCCTGCCCGTGTTATCGGGATGGCGGAGCGCTTCGGGCTGAATCAGGTGATGGAGAGTTTGCCCGATGCCCTGCCGCTGGGGCAGCGCCAACGCCTTTCGCTGGCGGTGGCCATGATTCATGGCCCGGAGATGTTGATCCTCGATGAACCGACCTCGGGGGTTGATCCGGTGGCCCGGGACGCCTTCTGGCAGATCATGGTCGACCTTGCCCGTCAGGACAAGGTCACCATCTTTATCTCGACCCACTTCATGAACGAGGCGGAACGCTGCGACCGGATCTCACTGATGCACGCCGGCCGGGTGCTGGTCAGTGACACACCGGCGGCGCTGAGGGCGGCTCGCGGTGCAGACACGTTGGAAGAGGCGTTTATCGGCTACCTGAAAGAGGCCATTGATACGGTAATACCTGCCTCCACTGAAGCCGTTGCCGGACCGCTCGATGCTTCTCTTGCCTTCAATCATTCTCAGTCCGGTATTCCAACAGCCCAATCAGGCTTCTTCAGTCTGCAGCGTCTGTTCAGTTATGCCCGGCGTGAGGCGCTGGAGCTCATGCGTGATCCGATCCGACTGACCCTGGCCCTGCTGGGGAACGTGATCCTGATGTTTGTGATGGGCTACGGCATTACCATGGATGTGGAGAACCTGACCTTTGCCGTGCTCGACCGGGATCAGACGCCGATCAGTCGTGATTATCTGCTCAACCTTGCCGGTTCACGCTACTTCAGTGAGCGGCCGGCCCTTAAGGATTATGCAGATCTGGATCGCCGCATGCGTGCCGGTGAAATCAGCCTGGCCATCGAAATCCCGCCCGGTTTTGCCCGTGATCTGCAACGGGGCACACCGGTCAGCGTTGGCGCCTGGATCGATGGCGCCATGCCGCAACGGGCTGAAACAATCCGAGGTTATGTGCAGGGGATGCATGCCCAGTGGTTGACGTCCCTGGCCCGGGAAAAACGGGGCGCATCGGCCACGGCCTCCGCAGCTGAGATCGAGATCCGCTATCGCTACAATCCTGATGTCAAGAGCTTGGTGGCAATGGTGCCGGCAGTCATTCCGCTCCTTTTGATGCTGATTCCGGCCATGTTGAGCGCTCTTTCAGTGGTGCGTGAAAAGGAGTTGGGCTCGATTGTCAATCTCTATGTCACCCCGGTGACCCGGCTGGAGTTTCTGCTGGGCAAACAACTCCCCTACCTGACACTGGCCATGCTGAGCTTTCTGATGCTGACCCTGCAGGCGATTTTTATCTTCGGGGTGCCGTTGAAAGGCAGTTTTGCAGCCCTGACGGCTGGAGCATTTTTGTACGTGGTTGCGGCAACCGCCTTTGGTCTGGTAATTTCAAGCTTTATGCGCAGCCAGATCGCTGCCCTGTTCGGCACCGCTATTCTGACCCTCCTGCCGGCAGTGCAGTTCTCTGGCCTGACTCATCCGGTTTCCTCGCTGGAAGGTGCCGGGGCCGCAATCGGCAGCGTTTATCCGACAACCTACTTTCTGATTATCGCCCGTGGTGCGTTTTCCAAGGGACTCGGCTTTGCTGATCTCCAAGCATCATTTGTGCCCCTGTTGCTGGCTGTGCCTCTTCTGCTGGCCCTGGCCACGGCCCTGCTCAGGAAACAGGAACGCTGA